Proteins co-encoded in one Medicago truncatula cultivar Jemalong A17 chromosome 8, MtrunA17r5.0-ANR, whole genome shotgun sequence genomic window:
- the LOC25501779 gene encoding 70 kDa peptidyl-prolyl isomerase, translating into MEEDFEFPTAGNMEMPEEEEVMSPTQKVGEEKEIGKNGLKKKLVKEGEGWETPDNGDQVEVHYTGILLDGTKFDSSRDRGTTFKFKLGQGQVIKGWDEGIKTMKKGENAIFTIPPELAYGESGSPPTIPPNAALQFDVELLSWTSVKDITKDGGILKNIITEGEKWDNPKDPDEVFVKYEARLEEGTIVSKSDGVEFTVEEGFFCPALAKAVKTMKKGEKVLLNVKPEYAFGESGKPSSGNNGAIPPNASLQIDLELVSWKTVSDITKDRKVLKKTLKEGEGYERPNDGAVVQVKLTGKLQDGTVFFKKGHDGDQPFEFRIDEEQVIDGLDRAVKNMKKGEIALVIIQPEYAFGSSGSPQELTTVPPNSTVYYEVELLSFVNEKESWDLNTQEKIEAAGKKKEEGNALFKAGKHERASKRYEKAIRYFEYDSSFSDEEKQQAKALKISCNLNDAACKLKLKDYKQAEKLCTKVLELDSRNVKALYRRAQAYIHLIDLDLAEMDIKKALEIDPDNRDVKIEYKILKDKVREYNKKDAQFYGNIFAKMNKVEQARTAAAKQESVPMAVDSQA; encoded by the exons ATGGAAGAGGATTTCGAGTTTCCAACAGCAGGAAACATGGAAATGCCAGAGGAAGAGGAGGTGATGAGTCCGACTCAGAAAGTTGGCGAGGAGAAGGAGATTGGGAAGAATGGTTTGAAGAAGAAGCTTGTTAAGGAAGGTGAAGGGTGGGAAACTCCTGATAATGGAGATCAAGTTGAAG TTCATTATACTGGAATTTTGCTTGATGGAACCAAATTTGACTCGAGCCGTGATAGGGGTACCACTTTCAAGTTTAAGCTTGGTCAAG GGCAAGTGATCAAAGGGTGGGATGAAGGTATCAAAACCATGAAGAAGGGTGAAAATGCCATTTTCACAATACCCCCAGAGTTGGCTTATGGAGAATCTGGGTCTCCTCCCACTATTCCCCCAAACGCAGCTCTTCAGTTTGATGTGGAGTTGCTGTCTTGGACAAGTGTCAAGGACATTACCAAGGATGGTGGAATATTGAAAAACATAATAACTGAAGGAGAGAAATGGGACAATCCTAAGGACCCTGATGAAGTATTCG TTAAGTATGAAGCTCGTCTCGAAGAAGGAACAATCGTTTCAAAATCTGATGGGGTCGAGTTCACTGTTGAAGAGG GTTTTTTCTGTCCTGCTTTGGCCAAGGCTGTGAAAACAATGAAGAAGGGAGAGAAAGTTCTCTTGAATGTTAAGCCAGAAT atGCATTTGGTGAGAGTGGAAAACCTTCATCAGGAAATAATGGTGCCATACCTCCAAATGCTTCACTTCAAATAGATCTCGAGTTAGTCTCATGGAAGACGGTATCTGACATTACTAAGGATAGGAAGGTCCTTAAGAAGACCTTGAAGGAAGGAGAGGGATATGAACGACCAAATGATGGAGCTGTGGTTCAGG TGAAACTTACCGGAAAGCTGCAAGATGGGACTGTCTTCTTTAAGAAAGGTCATGATGGTGATCAGCCATTTGAGTTCAGAATTGATGAAG AGCAAGTAATTGATGGGCTTGATAGAGCCGTTAAGAACATGAAGAAAGGGGAAATTGCATTGGTGATTATTCAACCTGAGTATGCTTTTGGTTCATCTGGGTCCCCTCAGGAATTGACTACTGTTCCTCCCAATTCCACCGTTTACTATGAAGTTGAGCTGCTTTCCTTTGTAAAC GAAAAGGAATCATGGGATCTTAATACGCAAGAAAAGATTGAGGCAGCTGGAAAAAAGAAGGAAGAAGGGAATGCATTGTTCAAAGCCGGTAAACATGAAAGAGCATCAAAGAGATATGAGAAG GCCATAAGGTATTTTGAGTACGATTCCTCATTCAGTGATGAGGAGAAACAGCAGGCCAAAGCATTGAAAATTTCATGCAATCTTAATGACGCGGCATGTAAGTTGAAACTCAAGGACTACAAACAGGCAGAGAAGTTGTGCACAAAG GTGTTAGAGCTTGATAGTAGAAACGTAAAAGCCCTATACCGAAGGGCACAAGCATATATTCATCTCATTGACTTGGATTTGGCTGAAATGGATATTAAGAAAGCCCTTGAAATTGATCCAGATAACCG GGATGTCAAGATTGAGTACAAAATTTTGAAGGACAAAGTGAGAGAATACAACAAGAAGGATGCACAATTTTATGGAAATATATTTGCCAAAATGAATAAAGTAGAACAAGCAAGAACTGCAGCAGCAAAGCAGGAGTCTGTGCCAATGGCTGTCGATAGTCAAGCTTAG
- the LOC25501781 gene encoding transcription termination factor MTERF5, chloroplastic: MFVKLKSLVLLHKPYAMLSLKLLRSLPLNSNSLHSFLCSFSSLSTPINQSSNEETTFLFNLLNSNSKLHKSESIYVSKLVLGITSPEKPLSVINFFKQIGFSQTQIHSIIHQRTQVLFSKVDKTLKPKVELFQQLGFQGSQLGHFLSKNPNILIASLNKTLVPSVEVIKKFVRNEKDLNRVLYKCGWILPQYRLFVANIAFLESCGIVGNQVLIILKCYSRILIEPQSRIRNYISQAEDLGFPQNSRMLVHALHTLYCLSHKTFEKKLDFIQHFGFSKDQSLRMFKHVPALLRSSEKKLKVGIEFFLHTVMLPKSTLVSQPAILMYSMEDRVFPRFRVYQLLKSQNLCQKLPSFVTVLSFSEDMFLDRFISRCKEKAEALVIAYKGHCLEICAIERKEGY, translated from the exons ATGTTTGTTAAATTGAAAAGCCTAGTCCTACTACACAAACCTTATGCAATGCTATCCCTCAAGTTGTTACGCTCTCTTCCTTTAAATTCTAACTCACTTCATTCTTTTCTgtgttcattttcttctttatcaACCCCAATTAACCAATCTTCAAACGAAGAAACCACTTTTCTTTTTAACCTCCTTAATTCCAATTCCAAATTACATAAATCTGAATCCATCTATGTATCTAAACTTGTTTTAGGAATCACTTCCCCTGAAAAGCCCTTATCtgtaatcaactttttcaaacaaattggATTTTCTCAAACTCAGATTCACTCCATCATTCATCAGAGAACTCAAGTACTCTTTTCAAAGGTTGATAAAACTCTTAAACCTAAAGTTGAACTCTTTCAACAATTGGGTTTTCAGGGTTCTCAATTAGGTCATTTTCTTTCTAAGAATCCAAACATTTTGATTGCTAGTTTGAACAAAACATTGGTCCCCTCTGTGGAAGTTATTAAGAAATTTGTACGGAATGAGAAGGATCTTAATCGTGTTTTGTACAAATGTGGCTGGATACTCCCGCAGTACCGATTATTTGTTGCCAACATTGCTTTCTTAGAGAGTTGTGGCATTGTTGGGAATCAGGTTTTGATTATACTCAAATGTTACTCAAGGATTTTGATTGAACCACAATCTCGTATTAGAAACTATATTTCCCAAGCTGAAGACCTGGGTTTCCCTCAAAATTCAAGAATGTTGGTTCATGCACTTCATACGTTATATTGTTTGAGCCATAAAACATTTGAAAAAAAGCTTGATTTTATTCAGCATTTTGGGTTTTCTAAAGATCAGAGCTTGCGAATGTTCAAACATGTTCCAGCTTTGCTTAGGTCATCGGAGAAGAAATTAAAGGTTGGAATTGAGTTCTTCTTACATACAGTTATGCTGCCAAAGTCAACATTGGTTAGTCAGCCTGCGATTTTGATGTATAGCATGGAGGATCGAGTGTTTCCTCGCTTTAGAGTTTATCAGCTTTTAAAATCACAAAATCTATGTCAGAAGCTTCCAAGCTTTGTTACTGTGTTATCTTTTTCTGAGGACATGTTCTTGGACAGGTTTATATCAAGGTGTAAAGAAAAAGCAGAGGCGTTAGTGATAGCTTACAAGGGGCATTGTCTAGAAAT TTGCGCTATAGAACGAAAGGAAGGATATTGA
- the LOC25501780 gene encoding uncharacterized protein: MLSLKLFRSLPFNSNMHRSFLFSFSTTSSLSTPINQSSTEETTFLFNLLNSNSNLPKYQSIYISKRASGATFPQRPLSVLNYFKQVGFSQAQIHSIIRQRLPLLFSDVDKTLRPKVEFFQQLGFQGSHLRDFISKNPTILTASLNKKLIPSVEAIKKIAQNEKDFIQVLSNCGWLLPKYQLFVANIAFLESCGVVGDQVLFLLKRKSRFFIVPQSRIKNYVSQAVDLGFPQNSRMLVHALFTIHGLSNKTFRRKLDLIQCFGFSKDESLQMFKKAPYLLKASEKKLKVGIEFFLNTVMLPKSVLVSQPMVLMYSMEDRVFPRYRVFQLLKSQNLCKEVPSFVTMLWLSEDKFLDRFISRFKENAEALLIAFKGHHLDA, encoded by the coding sequence ATGCTATCCCTCAAGTTGTTTCGCTCTCTTCCTTTCAATTCTAACATGCATCGTTcctttctcttttcattttcaaccaCTTCTTCCTTATCAACCCCGATAAACCAATCTTCCACCGAAGAAACCACTTTTCTGTTTAACCTCCttaattccaattccaatttaCCTAAATATCAATCCATTTATATCTCAAAACGTGCTTCAGGAGCTACCTTCCCTCAAAGGCCATTGTCTGTCCTTAACTATTTCAAACAAGTTGGATTTTCTCAAGCTCAGATTCACTCCATCATTCGCCAGAGACTTCCATTACTCTTTTCAGATGTTGATAAAACTCTCAGACCTAAAGTTGAGTTCTTTCAACAATTGGGTTTTCAAGGTTCTCATTTACGTGACTTTATTTCTAAGAATCCAACCATTTTGACTGCTAGtttgaacaaaaaattgatTCCCTCGGTGGAAGCTATTAAGAAAATTGCACAGAATGAGAAAGATTTTATTCAAGTTTTGTCCAACTGTGGCTGGCTACTCCCAAAGTACCAATTATTTGTTGCCAACATTGCTTTCTTAGAGAGTTGTGGTGTTGTTGGGGATCAGGTTTTGTTTCTACTCAAACGAAAATCACGATTTTTCATTGTACCACAATCTCGTATTAAGAACTATGTATCGCAAGCTGTAGACTTGGGTTTCCCTCAAAATTCAAGAATGTTAGTTCATGCACTTTTTACGATACATGGTTTGAGCAATAAAACATTTAGGAGAAAGCTTGACTTAATTCAGTGTTTTGGGTTTTCTAAAGATGAGAGCCTGCAAATGTTCAAAAAGGCTCCATATTTGCTTAAGGCATcagaaaagaaattaaaggtTGGAATTGAGTTTTTCCTAAATACAGTTATGCTGCCAAAGTCAGTATTGGTTAGTCAGCCTATGGTTTTGATGTATAGCATGGAGGATCGAGTGTTTCCTCGATATAGAGTTTTTCAGCTTTTGAAATCACAAAATCTATGTAAGGAGGTTCCAAGCTTTGTTACCATGCTATGGTTATCTGAGGACAAGTTCTTGGACAGGTTTATATCAAGGTTTAAAGAAAATGCAGAGGCATTACTGATAGCTTTCAAGGGGCATCATCTAGATGCATAA